A stretch of Vibrio maritimus DNA encodes these proteins:
- the dxs gene encoding 1-deoxy-D-xylulose-5-phosphate synthase — protein sequence MTLDISKYPTLTLANTPEELRLMPKESLPKLCEELRTYLLNSVSQSSGHLASGLGTVELTVALHYVYNTPFDQLIWDVGHQAYPHKILTGRREQLSTIRQKDGLHPFPWREESEYDTLSVGHSSTSISAGLGMAISAAKEGKDRKVVSVIGDGAITAGMAFEALNHAGDVHPDMLVILNDNEMSISENVGALNNHLAQVLSGSLYTSIREGGKKALSGLPPIKELVKRTEEHIKGMIVPGTLFEELGFNYIGPIDGHDVNELVKTLKNMRELKGPQFLHIMTKKGKGYEPAEKDPIGYHGVPKFDPSHSCLPKSSSSKPTYSKIFGDFLCDMAAKDPSLMAITPAMREGSGMVRFSKEYPSQYFDVAIAEQHAVTLATGMAIAGNRPIVAIYSTFLQRGYDQLIHDVAIMDLPVMFAIDRAGLVGADGQTHQGAFDLSFMRCIPNMVIMAPSDENECRQMLYTGHMHTGPSAVRYPRGSGNGTTPEAEFTGLEIGKGHVVREGEKVAILSFGTFLDNALVAAENLNATVADMRFVKPLDEALIKELCDSHDVIVTLEENAIAGGAGAGVIEFMMQEKLMKPVLNLGLPDRFIAQGTQDELHTELGLDAAGIEASIRDYISK from the coding sequence ATGACACTTGATATTTCAAAGTATCCGACACTGACATTAGCAAACACGCCAGAAGAACTTCGTCTGATGCCGAAGGAATCTTTACCTAAGCTGTGTGAGGAGCTAAGGACGTATTTGCTAAATTCAGTGAGCCAGTCTAGTGGACACTTGGCTTCCGGACTAGGCACTGTGGAACTCACAGTTGCTCTGCATTACGTCTACAATACACCTTTCGACCAGCTTATCTGGGACGTGGGCCATCAAGCCTACCCTCATAAGATCTTAACTGGCCGTCGTGAGCAATTATCGACTATCCGTCAAAAAGACGGGTTACACCCTTTCCCATGGCGCGAAGAAAGTGAGTACGACACACTGTCTGTTGGTCACTCATCAACGTCGATCAGTGCGGGTCTTGGCATGGCGATTTCCGCCGCTAAAGAAGGCAAAGACCGCAAAGTCGTTAGCGTTATCGGTGATGGCGCTATCACGGCAGGTATGGCGTTTGAAGCACTGAACCACGCAGGTGATGTTCACCCTGACATGCTGGTCATCCTTAACGACAACGAGATGTCCATCTCTGAGAACGTTGGTGCCCTGAACAACCACCTTGCTCAAGTGTTGTCTGGTAGCTTGTATACCTCCATTCGTGAGGGTGGCAAAAAAGCTCTGTCTGGACTTCCTCCAATTAAGGAACTGGTCAAGCGTACCGAAGAGCATATCAAGGGCATGATTGTCCCAGGAACGCTATTCGAAGAGTTAGGTTTTAACTACATTGGTCCTATCGATGGTCATGATGTTAATGAGTTGGTTAAAACGCTCAAGAATATGCGTGAGCTAAAAGGCCCACAGTTCCTGCATATTATGACCAAGAAAGGCAAGGGCTATGAGCCTGCTGAGAAGGATCCTATCGGCTACCACGGTGTACCTAAGTTTGACCCTTCACACTCTTGCCTGCCAAAAAGCAGTTCAAGCAAGCCGACTTACTCGAAGATCTTTGGTGACTTCCTGTGTGATATGGCAGCGAAAGACCCGTCACTAATGGCAATCACGCCAGCAATGCGTGAAGGCTCTGGTATGGTTCGCTTTTCGAAAGAGTATCCTAGTCAGTACTTTGATGTCGCGATTGCTGAGCAGCATGCGGTGACACTTGCAACGGGCATGGCGATTGCTGGTAACAGACCGATTGTAGCGATCTACTCAACCTTCTTGCAGCGTGGCTACGATCAGCTAATCCATGATGTCGCCATTATGGATCTGCCGGTGATGTTTGCCATCGACCGTGCTGGTCTGGTTGGAGCCGATGGTCAAACCCACCAAGGTGCGTTCGATCTCAGCTTTATGCGTTGTATTCCAAACATGGTGATCATGGCGCCAAGCGATGAGAACGAGTGTCGTCAGATGCTCTACACTGGTCACATGCACACTGGTCCAAGTGCGGTTCGCTACCCTCGTGGCAGCGGTAACGGCACAACACCTGAAGCTGAGTTTACCGGCTTAGAGATTGGTAAAGGCCATGTTGTTCGCGAAGGTGAGAAAGTAGCCATCTTGTCATTCGGTACCTTCTTAGACAACGCGCTGGTTGCAGCAGAAAACCTCAACGCGACAGTGGCAGATATGCGATTTGTTAAGCCGCTCGATGAGGCGCTTATCAAGGAGCTGTGCGATAGCCACGATGTGATTGTGACTCTTGAAGAGAACGCGATCGCTGGCGGCGCAGGTGCTGGTGTCATAGAATTCATGATGCAAGAGAAGCTAATGAAGCCAGTACTAAACCTTGGTCTTCCAGACAGATTTATCGCACAAGGCACGCAGGATGAGCTACATACAGAGCTTGGTCTTGATGCTGCGGGTATCGAAGCGTCTATTCGTGATTACATCTCTAAATAG
- the gltX gene encoding glutamate--tRNA ligase, with protein sequence MTVKTRFAPSPTGYLHVGGARTALYSWLFAKNQGGEFVLRIEDTDLERNSQEAVDAILEGMQWMGLEWDEGPYYQSKRFDRYNEMVEKLLAEDKAYKCYAPKELLEEIRAEQEANKEIPRYDANHPKIVAANAAAKEGDPCVIRFRNPKEGSVVFDDQIRGRIEISNSQMDDLIIRRTDGAPTYNFVVVVDDWDMGITHVVRGEDHINNTPRQINIYEALGAPVPTFAHCAMILGDDGAKLSKRHGAVSVMQYRDEGYLPNALNNYLVRLGWSHGDQEIFSQEEMINLFSLDAISKSASAFNTDKLNWLNNHYIKTSEPEYVAKYLQWHLDEQKLNTENGPAITEVIKLVGERCNTLVELAEQIRYFYEDFSEFEAGAAKKHLRGVAKQPLEVALAKVEALQEWTTANIKEQVIAAVCEELEIGMGKIGMPLRVAVTGGGQSPSVDAVMELVGKERVIARIKMALEFIAEREANA encoded by the coding sequence ATGACGGTTAAAACACGTTTTGCTCCAAGCCCTACAGGCTATCTTCACGTCGGTGGTGCGCGTACTGCACTGTATTCTTGGCTATTTGCTAAAAACCAAGGCGGTGAATTCGTTCTACGTATTGAAGATACAGATCTTGAGCGTAATTCTCAGGAAGCAGTAGATGCGATCCTAGAAGGCATGCAGTGGATGGGTCTTGAGTGGGACGAGGGTCCGTACTACCAGTCTAAGCGTTTTGATCGCTACAACGAAATGGTAGAGAAACTACTTGCTGAAGACAAAGCCTACAAATGCTATGCACCAAAAGAACTTCTAGAAGAGATCCGTGCAGAGCAAGAAGCGAACAAAGAGATCCCTCGCTACGATGCGAATCATCCGAAGATTGTTGCGGCGAACGCAGCAGCAAAAGAGGGTGATCCATGTGTGATTCGTTTCCGCAACCCGAAAGAGGGCAGCGTAGTATTTGATGATCAAATTCGTGGCCGTATCGAGATCTCAAACAGCCAAATGGATGATCTGATCATTCGTCGTACTGATGGTGCGCCAACATACAACTTCGTTGTTGTGGTTGATGACTGGGATATGGGTATCACTCATGTGGTGCGCGGTGAAGACCACATCAATAACACACCACGTCAAATCAACATCTATGAAGCACTTGGTGCGCCAGTACCGACATTCGCACACTGTGCAATGATTTTAGGTGATGACGGCGCTAAGCTATCTAAGCGTCACGGCGCTGTGTCAGTGATGCAATATCGTGATGAAGGTTACCTACCAAACGCACTAAACAACTATTTAGTACGTCTAGGTTGGTCTCACGGTGACCAAGAAATCTTCTCTCAAGAAGAGATGATCAACTTGTTCTCTCTAGATGCGATCTCTAAGTCAGCATCAGCGTTCAATACAGACAAACTGAACTGGTTGAACAACCACTACATCAAGACCTCTGAACCAGAGTATGTAGCGAAGTACCTTCAATGGCACCTTGATGAGCAAAAGCTGAACACTGAAAATGGTCCAGCGATCACTGAGGTGATCAAGCTTGTTGGCGAGCGCTGCAATACCTTGGTTGAGCTTGCAGAGCAAATCCGTTACTTCTACGAAGACTTCTCTGAGTTTGAAGCGGGCGCGGCTAAGAAACACCTGCGTGGCGTTGCGAAGCAGCCCCTAGAAGTAGCGCTAGCGAAAGTAGAAGCGCTACAAGAGTGGACAACGGCAAACATTAAAGAGCAAGTGATTGCGGCAGTTTGCGAAGAGCTAGAAATCGGCATGGGCAAAATCGGCATGCCACTTCGCGTAGCGGTAACGGGTGGTGGTCAATCTCCATCAGTAGACGCTGTGATGGAGCTTGTTGGTAAAGAGCGCGTAATTGCTCGCATCAAGATGGCTCTTGAGTTTATTGCTGAGCGTGAAGCAAACGCATAA
- the xseB gene encoding exodeoxyribonuclease VII small subunit has translation MATKKPENMSFEATVDELDTLVEQLENGDLALDDALKKFERGIALARAGQQKLTEAEQKVSILLAKDDDADLQDFAQQSE, from the coding sequence ATGGCGACTAAGAAACCTGAAAACATGTCTTTCGAAGCGACAGTCGATGAGCTCGATACGCTGGTAGAACAATTAGAAAATGGCGACCTAGCGCTTGACGACGCGCTGAAAAAGTTTGAGCGAGGCATTGCCTTAGCGAGAGCTGGACAGCAAAAGCTGACAGAAGCGGAGCAAAAAGTGAGTATTCTCCTGGCTAAGGATGACGACGCGGACCTGCAAGACTTCGCTCAGCAGTCAGAATAA
- the ispA gene encoding (2E,6E)-farnesyl diphosphate synthase: MIEALKSYQTRNNEQLDAWLDRYPFQQQRLIEAMRYALLLGGKRARPFLVYATGSIFGCTEEELDTPAAAIECIHAYSLIHDDLPAMDDDELRRGKPTCHIEFDEATAILTGDALQTLAFTILSEGPLASFAESQRINMVKELANASGAAGMCIGQALDLEAENRSVGLEELEQIHRHKTGALIKCAVQLGALAAGEKGREYLPQLENYAEAIGLAFQVQDDILDIVSDTETLGKPQGSDVELNKSTYPALLGLEGAQQKATQLFEEALCALQAIPYNTQLLEDFARYVIERNN, from the coding sequence ATGATTGAGGCTTTGAAGTCTTATCAAACGCGCAACAACGAGCAACTGGATGCTTGGTTGGATCGCTACCCGTTTCAACAGCAAAGACTCATTGAGGCCATGCGCTACGCCCTACTTCTCGGCGGAAAACGTGCAAGGCCTTTTCTAGTTTATGCCACAGGTTCTATCTTTGGATGCACTGAAGAGGAGCTCGACACCCCTGCTGCAGCCATCGAATGTATTCATGCTTATTCGCTCATCCACGACGATCTCCCTGCGATGGACGACGATGAACTTCGTCGCGGTAAGCCGACCTGCCACATTGAGTTTGATGAAGCGACCGCTATTTTGACAGGCGACGCACTTCAAACATTGGCATTTACGATACTATCTGAAGGTCCATTAGCGTCATTTGCCGAGTCTCAACGTATCAATATGGTGAAAGAACTCGCGAACGCATCTGGTGCCGCCGGTATGTGTATCGGGCAAGCACTGGACTTGGAAGCGGAAAATCGCTCGGTAGGCTTAGAAGAGCTTGAGCAGATACACCGCCACAAAACTGGTGCGCTTATCAAATGCGCGGTTCAACTCGGCGCGTTAGCCGCTGGAGAGAAAGGACGTGAGTATCTTCCTCAGCTTGAGAACTACGCTGAGGCGATTGGTCTTGCGTTTCAGGTGCAAGACGACATTCTAGATATTGTTAGTGACACGGAAACACTAGGGAAACCTCAAGGTTCCGATGTCGAACTCAATAAGAGTACCTATCCTGCCTTACTTGGGCTGGAAGGCGCGCAGCAAAAAGCTACGCAACTATTTGAAGAAGCACTTTGTGCTTTGCAAGCGATACCCTACAATACGCAATTACTCGAAGACTTCGCACGATATGTCATCGAGCGCAACAACTAG